In Sporosarcina sp. PTS2304, a genomic segment contains:
- the nhaC gene encoding Na+/H+ antiporter NhaC: MEQKERKEIGIWWAILPLTIMILVMVVTVVKLEQGPHMPLIVGTSIAALVAWRHGFSWKEIEEMMYKGIRLALPAVIIIMLVGLVIGSWMGGGVVATMIFYGLKIITPSWFLVAIALICALVSLAIGSSWSTMATIGVAGMGIGLSMGIPAGMVAGAVISGAYFGDKMSPLSDTTNLAAGLTGTDLFDHIKHMLYTTIPGLLIALGVFTFLGRKFGSGEAELTSIANTSQVMQDSFVISPWLLLVPLAVIVMVALKVPAVPALIIGIVLGFISHVTLQGGTFADALDALQSGFAIETGNELVDKLFNGGGLDSMMYTVSMTLVAMTFGGILEYSGMLRSIMNQLLKVVKSTSSLIISTIGACVMTNATCSEQYISIVVPSRMFSKAYKEKGLNSKNLSRALEDGGTLTSVFIPWNTCGVFIFGTLGVSVVEYGPYAILNLVVPFISIVYALTGFSIVKLTPEEIEEMNAKEKKLDMEAQLE, translated from the coding sequence ATGGAACAAAAAGAAAGAAAAGAAATAGGGATATGGTGGGCTATATTACCATTAACAATCATGATTTTAGTCATGGTAGTCACCGTAGTTAAACTAGAACAAGGTCCACACATGCCTTTAATCGTAGGAACTTCCATAGCTGCTCTAGTCGCTTGGCGTCATGGATTCTCTTGGAAAGAAATTGAGGAAATGATGTATAAAGGAATACGTCTCGCTTTACCGGCAGTCATCATCATCATGCTAGTCGGTCTGGTCATCGGTTCTTGGATGGGCGGCGGAGTAGTGGCTACGATGATTTTCTACGGCCTGAAAATCATTACACCATCTTGGTTTCTAGTGGCTATTGCTTTAATTTGTGCACTCGTTTCACTTGCCATCGGTAGTTCATGGTCCACTATGGCGACAATTGGTGTCGCTGGTATGGGGATTGGGTTAAGTATGGGAATTCCTGCAGGTATGGTAGCGGGAGCTGTTATATCAGGTGCTTACTTCGGAGATAAAATGTCTCCACTATCAGATACAACAAACCTTGCAGCAGGATTAACAGGCACAGATTTGTTCGATCATATTAAACATATGCTGTATACAACGATCCCTGGCTTGCTCATTGCACTAGGCGTGTTCACTTTTCTAGGACGTAAATTTGGATCGGGAGAAGCAGAACTAACATCTATCGCAAATACATCTCAAGTAATGCAAGATAGTTTTGTAATTTCTCCATGGTTACTGCTCGTACCTTTAGCAGTTATTGTAATGGTAGCTTTAAAAGTACCCGCCGTACCGGCATTAATTATCGGTATTGTTCTTGGATTTATTTCACATGTCACTCTTCAAGGTGGTACATTTGCGGATGCGCTAGATGCATTGCAGAGCGGTTTTGCTATTGAGACTGGCAACGAGCTAGTCGACAAGTTGTTTAATGGTGGCGGACTGGATTCCATGATGTATACGGTCTCTATGACACTTGTTGCGATGACATTTGGCGGGATTTTGGAGTATTCGGGCATGCTGCGTTCGATTATGAATCAATTATTGAAAGTCGTAAAGTCTACATCTTCTTTAATTATTTCAACAATTGGTGCTTGTGTCATGACGAATGCGACGTGTTCTGAACAGTATATCTCCATCGTTGTCCCTTCAAGAATGTTCAGTAAAGCTTATAAGGAAAAAGGATTGAATTCTAAAAACCTTTCACGCGCACTAGAAGATGGAGGAACACTGACGTCGGTGTTCATACCTTGGAATACTTGTGGTGTGTTCATATTTGGAACATTGGGAGTAAGTGTAGTAGAATATGGTCCCTACGCGATCTTGAATCTTGTCGTACCATTCATTTCCATTGTATATGCACTTACCGGCTTTTCTATCGTGAAGCTGACACCGGAAGAGATCGAGGAAATGAATGCAAAAGAAAAGAAATTGGATATGGAAGCTCAACTTGAATAG
- a CDS encoding ATP-binding cassette domain-containing protein: MEVITLRDVTKKYKSFKVLDQVTLTIRENVITGLIGRNGAGKTTLMKMVAGFTKESSGELRVFGERPFNSLAVSANMIFVDDRMGFPDALTLGNILVECDRFYENWDNELATRLLEYFGLPLTVKHRVLSKGKQSTFNAVVGIAARCSLTMFDEPITGMDSATRKDFYRALLKDYITHPRTIVLSSHHIEEMEDLLEDILLIDGKTVGFHGPIIELQEKFLSLQGRSSILEAHATRYAVVHRSMEGPVTEWIVDNEYTEQELSDLKRAGINVSAVSASDAYLAMTGQTKGGVDDVFNAMERK, from the coding sequence ATGGAGGTCATTACGCTACGTGATGTCACAAAAAAGTATAAATCATTCAAAGTGCTTGACCAAGTAACACTAACGATCCGTGAGAATGTGATCACTGGTTTGATTGGAAGAAATGGAGCAGGCAAGACCACACTCATGAAGATGGTGGCTGGTTTTACGAAAGAATCGAGTGGAGAGTTGCGTGTGTTCGGTGAGCGGCCTTTCAATAGTTTGGCTGTGTCTGCCAATATGATTTTTGTCGATGATCGAATGGGTTTTCCTGATGCGTTAACACTAGGAAATATTTTAGTAGAATGTGATCGATTTTATGAGAATTGGGACAATGAACTAGCTACACGCTTACTCGAGTATTTTGGCCTTCCCTTAACAGTAAAGCACCGCGTTCTATCTAAAGGAAAACAGAGTACATTCAACGCAGTCGTTGGAATTGCCGCACGTTGCTCATTAACAATGTTTGACGAACCGATTACAGGAATGGATTCTGCTACACGTAAAGACTTTTACCGAGCACTGCTAAAAGATTATATTACACACCCGCGCACGATTGTATTATCAAGTCACCATATCGAGGAAATGGAAGATTTATTGGAAGATATTTTATTGATCGACGGTAAGACAGTGGGATTCCACGGTCCAATTATAGAGTTACAAGAGAAGTTTTTATCTTTGCAAGGAAGATCCAGCATACTGGAAGCTCACGCCACTCGGTACGCTGTCGTTCATCGTTCTATGGAAGGTCCTGTCACAGAATGGATAGTAGACAATGAATACACTGAACAGGAGCTGAGTGACTTGAAACGAGCAGGCATCAACGTTTCAGCAGTCAGCGCGAGCGACGCATATTTGGCGATGACGGGACAGACGAAAGGGGGAGTCGATGATGTTTTCAACGCAATGGAGCGCAAATGA
- a CDS encoding MDR family MFS transporter has translation MNHLNDKQKVTIMIAIMTAMFFSAINQTIIGVAMPRIIATLGGLDYYTWVITIYLLTMAVATILVGKLSDIYGRKPFLLGGIGIFVIGAFLSGLSTDIFQLIIYRGITGIGAGMIMSTAFTAVGDLYLPRERAKWTGLMSGIFGISSVLGPLMGGYIVDHLDWHWVFWVFLPLGVIAFAMIFKLFPKVPRREGESIDYFGSFFLTVTIVALLLAFSLAGEGAGKFAWSSWEIIGLFGLTVVSLVAFIITETKVKTPVLPLSLFKNDIVTISNLAGFLLGMGMMGVMIYAPFFIQGAKGISPSGSGFIMMPMSIVMVFATTFAGGYMTKVGKYKGLAIAGLSITAIGIFLLSTISISTPIYLMIIYLCIIGIGLGASMPVFSLTVQNAVSLRQLGVASASSQLFRSLGNTMGIGILGAVMSSQMATKMKALFTGNEMGAISQLPPEQAKQLTALADPELLLDQPALDNIQAGLPVELQSAAADMIAAVKDVFSDALTTTFFVGACIMVVAVIVAFFLRAIPLVSAMDTKPKVSEKEGEPLH, from the coding sequence ATGAACCATTTAAATGACAAACAAAAAGTAACCATTATGATCGCTATTATGACTGCCATGTTTTTCTCAGCGATCAATCAAACAATTATCGGGGTGGCGATGCCAAGAATTATTGCGACACTTGGCGGCTTAGATTATTACACATGGGTTATTACGATTTACTTACTAACGATGGCCGTAGCAACAATTTTGGTAGGAAAACTTTCCGATATTTATGGACGAAAACCATTTTTATTAGGTGGTATTGGAATTTTTGTAATTGGAGCATTTTTATCTGGTCTGTCCACAGATATTTTTCAATTAATTATTTACCGCGGAATTACAGGTATTGGCGCCGGAATGATCATGTCGACAGCGTTTACGGCAGTCGGAGATTTGTATCTGCCGCGTGAACGCGCAAAGTGGACAGGATTGATGAGCGGAATCTTCGGGATCTCTAGTGTTCTCGGTCCATTAATGGGTGGATATATCGTGGATCATCTCGATTGGCATTGGGTGTTTTGGGTGTTCCTCCCACTCGGCGTGATTGCGTTTGCGATGATATTTAAATTATTTCCAAAAGTGCCACGACGTGAAGGAGAGTCAATTGACTATTTCGGTTCGTTTTTCCTAACAGTGACCATTGTTGCTTTATTACTTGCGTTTAGTTTAGCAGGTGAGGGAGCAGGGAAATTCGCATGGTCTTCTTGGGAAATCATCGGTTTATTCGGTTTGACTGTCGTCAGTTTAGTGGCATTTATTATTACGGAAACAAAAGTAAAGACTCCTGTTCTCCCATTGTCATTATTTAAAAATGATATCGTAACGATTTCGAATCTCGCAGGTTTCTTACTAGGTATGGGAATGATGGGTGTGATGATCTACGCTCCATTTTTTATTCAAGGTGCGAAAGGAATCTCGCCAAGTGGTTCCGGTTTTATTATGATGCCGATGTCGATTGTCATGGTATTTGCAACTACATTTGCTGGAGGGTATATGACCAAGGTGGGGAAATATAAAGGCTTAGCAATTGCAGGTTTAAGTATTACTGCGATTGGAATCTTCTTATTATCCACGATTTCAATTAGCACTCCTATTTATCTGATGATCATTTACTTATGTATTATCGGTATCGGATTGGGTGCGAGTATGCCTGTTTTCTCCCTAACTGTGCAAAATGCAGTCAGTCTCCGTCAATTAGGAGTGGCATCTGCATCTTCTCAATTATTCCGGTCACTTGGAAATACGATGGGAATTGGAATTTTAGGGGCGGTCATGAGTTCGCAAATGGCGACCAAAATGAAAGCATTGTTTACAGGAAACGAGATGGGGGCTATTTCTCAATTGCCGCCTGAACAAGCTAAACAACTTACGGCACTTGCAGATCCTGAACTGTTATTGGATCAACCAGCACTTGATAACATTCAGGCTGGTCTCCCTGTGGAATTACAAAGCGCTGCAGCAGACATGATTGCGGCTGTCAAAGACGTATTCAGTGACGCACTCACAACCACGTTCTTTGTTGGAGCTTGTATTATGGTCGTAGCGGTAATTGTCGCATTCTTCTTGCGTGCGATTCCATTAGTTTCCGCAATGGATACAAAACCGAAAGTTTCGGAAAAAGAAGGAGAACCTTTACATTAA
- a CDS encoding mandelate racemase/muconate lactonizing enzyme family protein, which produces MKITEIEIFAIRLPLYEPFVISYATYDDMPSIIVKLTTDTGHVGYGESVADDHVTGESWESTFAVIQHKLAPQLIGENPSRFERIHEVMNKAITGVPSAKAALDIACFDAVGKAYGVPAYDLLGGRYHEKFPITHVLSIASPEHMAQEAADRVAAGYNSLKMKVGTDAKEDVKRIQAVRERVGQDIAIRVDVNQGWVNSATTLQAMKQLESCNLDWLEQPVVANDIDGLVEVKSKTSTPLMADEGLKGVREMREIIAKRAADKVNIKLMKCGGMYPANKLAHMAEMAGIECQVGSMVESSVGSAAGFHVAFSKKIMTSVELTGPLKFSKDVGNLQYDVPFIQLNEKPGLGIDIDEKVLEELTVRKEKVTR; this is translated from the coding sequence ATGAAAATAACTGAAATAGAAATATTTGCGATCCGTTTACCTTTATATGAACCGTTTGTTATTAGCTATGCCACATATGATGATATGCCATCAATTATTGTTAAATTAACGACAGATACAGGTCATGTCGGATATGGAGAGTCCGTTGCAGATGACCATGTGACGGGAGAGAGTTGGGAAAGCACGTTTGCGGTTATTCAACATAAACTCGCACCACAACTAATTGGAGAAAATCCTAGCCGGTTTGAAAGAATACATGAAGTGATGAATAAGGCAATTACTGGAGTGCCTTCCGCAAAAGCCGCTCTTGATATTGCTTGTTTTGATGCAGTTGGAAAAGCGTACGGCGTGCCGGCATATGATTTACTGGGCGGCCGCTATCATGAGAAATTCCCTATTACGCATGTTTTAAGTATCGCATCACCTGAACATATGGCTCAAGAGGCCGCAGATCGTGTAGCGGCAGGATATAATTCATTAAAGATGAAAGTCGGTACAGACGCAAAAGAAGACGTGAAACGAATTCAAGCGGTACGTGAACGTGTAGGACAGGACATCGCCATTCGCGTAGACGTCAACCAAGGGTGGGTCAACAGTGCGACTACGTTACAAGCGATGAAGCAATTAGAAAGCTGTAATTTAGACTGGCTAGAGCAACCGGTAGTAGCTAACGATATCGATGGATTAGTAGAAGTGAAGTCAAAGACATCGACACCACTTATGGCAGATGAAGGATTAAAAGGAGTACGTGAAATGCGGGAAATTATCGCAAAACGTGCGGCCGACAAAGTAAATATTAAACTTATGAAGTGTGGCGGCATGTACCCTGCGAACAAACTGGCACATATGGCGGAGATGGCAGGAATTGAGTGTCAAGTAGGATCGATGGTCGAGTCGTCCGTCGGTTCAGCAGCAGGCTTCCATGTAGCATTCTCTAAAAAGATTATGACAAGTGTCGAACTGACCGGACCACTAAAGTTTAGTAAAGACGTCGGCAATCTGCAGTATGACGTGCCTTTCATTCAGCTCAATGAAAAGCCTGGGCTAGGAATTGATATCGATGAAAAAGTATTAGAAGAGTTGACTGTACGTAAAGAAAAGGTGACACGATGA
- a CDS encoding GntR family transcriptional regulator has protein sequence MDGEKPIYLQIAEWLEKEIIDGTLKADDKVYSQYQLAELFTINPATAGKGLTILLDAELIYKKRGLGTFVSPDAREKLLEKRRGLTLRRIIRELLDEAHLLGIEEQQLFQLIQSEGKGGA, from the coding sequence ATGGATGGAGAAAAACCAATTTATTTACAGATTGCTGAATGGCTGGAGAAAGAGATTATTGATGGAACGTTGAAAGCCGATGACAAGGTTTACTCGCAATATCAGTTGGCAGAACTTTTTACTATTAATCCGGCAACTGCTGGAAAGGGGTTGACGATTTTGTTGGATGCGGAACTTATTTATAAGAAACGTGGATTGGGAACATTTGTATCTCCGGATGCGCGGGAAAAGTTACTGGAAAAACGTAGAGGACTAACACTTCGTCGCATAATCCGGGAGTTGCTTGATGAAGCGCACTTGCTTGGCATAGAAGAACAACAATTATTTCAGCTAATACAATCAGAAGGAAAGGGGGGAGCATAA
- a CDS encoding GNAT family N-acetyltransferase has product MSRQAMPETICLLTEEWLPEIMKLQEKVLAALETPELLQPLTEKEFLFVLQGHGMIAGAFVNDQLVAIRAMLDPGEDEEHLGVDAGVSKEQLAHVLYSEISEVDPAYRGRGLQTTLGKWLMDYVNKDRYHYICATVAPFNIPSLKDKFALGLRIVALKVKYGNKLRYIFLKDLQATTSTEVCQEQRIVMGDIEQQQHALVAGWVGRQIENIDGEWYVIYVK; this is encoded by the coding sequence ATGAGTAGACAAGCAATGCCAGAAACTATTTGCTTGCTGACAGAAGAGTGGCTTCCGGAAATTATGAAGTTGCAAGAAAAAGTGTTAGCAGCTCTTGAAACTCCTGAGCTTCTTCAACCTTTAACAGAAAAAGAGTTTTTATTCGTTCTTCAAGGCCACGGAATGATTGCCGGCGCATTTGTTAACGATCAACTCGTCGCTATACGGGCTATGTTAGATCCAGGAGAAGATGAGGAACATTTAGGTGTCGATGCGGGAGTATCAAAAGAACAACTGGCACATGTTTTGTACTCTGAAATTTCGGAAGTAGACCCGGCGTATAGAGGGCGGGGACTTCAAACAACTCTAGGGAAGTGGTTGATGGACTACGTAAATAAAGATCGCTATCACTATATTTGCGCGACTGTCGCACCATTTAATATACCTAGTCTGAAAGATAAATTTGCTCTTGGTTTACGAATTGTTGCCCTAAAAGTGAAGTATGGCAATAAGTTACGTTATATCTTTTTGAAAGATTTGCAGGCAACAACATCGACTGAAGTTTGTCAGGAACAACGCATAGTAATGGGTGATATTGAGCAACAACAACATGCACTTGTCGCTGGTTGGGTCGGCCGGCAGATAGAAAATATTGACGGGGAATGGTATGTCATCTACGTCAAGTAA
- a CDS encoding HTH domain-containing protein, whose amino-acid sequence MKVTIALVGSTAFCLRTEAMTLPKDIRIHCYSYENPSEAPHLLEKLKPCHAILFSGSLPYEASSKVIQQLTIPSFYLQQNENTIAVTLLYIASEKKLPIHELSIDSKEKIHVEHVLQDMNHLSIIKKPAMYELNAETDLQTVVNFHVSHYNSGQTKMAVTSVHAVYDQLQKIGIPAFRMIDPVSNILRALEHTAQQAQLQKSEATKIAVGLLKIYQPAEFASDTIERLATFLHAQTVQEDDTFLLYTTVGSVEFALQTEEFIQLIDSLSPISALMFGSGQTIVEASTNASSALELSRQSKNSGIYMLDEKKRLHGPLPTGMPAISMKIEEPHLLEISSNTTLSPAVISKLIQFNQFRQAAPFSANDLANYLGVSRRTAERTIKKLSDCEFIKTVGEEMTYAQGRPRSIYELHLPL is encoded by the coding sequence ATGAAAGTTACTATCGCACTCGTCGGATCAACCGCGTTTTGTTTGCGAACGGAAGCAATGACACTTCCTAAAGACATTCGTATTCACTGTTACAGTTACGAGAACCCGAGCGAAGCACCTCACCTGCTCGAAAAATTAAAACCTTGTCACGCCATTTTATTTTCAGGCTCCTTGCCGTACGAAGCTTCTTCTAAAGTCATTCAGCAATTGACCATACCTTCATTTTATCTTCAGCAAAATGAAAATACAATTGCGGTTACTTTATTGTATATAGCTTCAGAAAAAAAACTACCCATTCATGAACTTTCTATTGATAGCAAAGAAAAAATCCACGTAGAGCACGTTTTGCAAGATATGAATCATCTTTCTATTATTAAAAAGCCCGCTATGTATGAACTGAATGCGGAAACTGATTTACAAACTGTCGTGAATTTTCATGTTTCACACTATAATAGCGGGCAAACGAAAATGGCGGTCACGAGTGTTCATGCTGTCTACGACCAATTACAAAAGATTGGAATTCCTGCATTCCGAATGATTGATCCTGTCAGTAATATACTCCGCGCGCTAGAACATACTGCCCAACAAGCGCAGTTACAAAAAAGTGAAGCGACTAAAATTGCGGTTGGTTTACTGAAAATTTATCAACCAGCTGAATTTGCTAGTGACACTATAGAACGACTAGCTACATTTTTACACGCACAGACTGTACAAGAAGATGATACATTTTTATTGTATACTACAGTCGGCTCGGTAGAATTCGCTCTACAAACGGAAGAATTCATTCAATTGATCGATTCCTTATCTCCTATCTCCGCTCTAATGTTTGGTAGCGGACAAACGATTGTGGAAGCTAGTACAAATGCTTCAAGCGCACTCGAATTATCTAGACAGTCAAAAAACAGTGGGATCTATATGTTGGATGAAAAGAAACGACTTCACGGTCCTCTACCAACAGGTATGCCTGCCATTTCTATGAAGATTGAAGAACCTCATCTTTTAGAAATCAGTTCTAACACTACATTAAGTCCAGCCGTCATTTCAAAGCTTATCCAGTTCAATCAATTTAGACAGGCTGCTCCCTTCTCCGCGAATGACTTGGCGAATTATTTAGGCGTGTCCCGAAGAACAGCAGAACGTACGATAAAAAAACTGAGCGATTGCGAGTTTATTAAAACGGTCGGTGAAGAAATGACCTATGCACAAGGTAGACCACGGTCAATCTACGAATTACACTTGCCCCTATAG